One part of the Polycyclovorans algicola TG408 genome encodes these proteins:
- a CDS encoding enoyl-CoA hydratase/isomerase family protein: protein MMLMSGDALQAMAMAGERLSVLDGHPALLVDLDVGMTDTMHPAVLPWLRQLGCPVIGVGTAQAALSEAVDVRVGTVAEATRLAQGIAATPLAALVLVQVLRQIETLDLPAALFAESLAYSTLQAGPEHRRWLASRPASAPPPAVDSGPAVVLEADDAGCTLWLNRPSHRNAMSVEMRDALLTELERLLADPARPAVRIAGRGRCFSTGGELSEFGTAPDPATAHLVRSVALPGRRLAQMADRVTVMVHGACIGSGIEFPAFAGRVEARRDAWFQLPERAMGLIPGAGGCVSISRRIGRQHTAWWVLSGQRINAATALEWGLVDALIPQRI, encoded by the coding sequence ATGATGCTGATGTCCGGTGACGCCCTGCAGGCCATGGCGATGGCGGGCGAGCGGCTGTCGGTGCTCGACGGCCATCCGGCGCTGCTGGTGGACCTCGACGTCGGAATGACCGATACGATGCACCCGGCCGTGCTGCCATGGCTGCGCCAGCTTGGCTGTCCGGTGATTGGCGTTGGCACGGCGCAGGCCGCTCTGTCTGAAGCGGTCGATGTGCGGGTCGGCACCGTTGCCGAGGCCACGCGGCTGGCGCAGGGCATTGCGGCAACGCCATTGGCGGCACTGGTGCTGGTGCAAGTGTTGCGGCAGATCGAAACGCTGGATCTGCCCGCCGCGTTGTTTGCGGAATCGCTGGCGTATTCGACCTTGCAGGCAGGGCCCGAGCATCGGCGCTGGTTGGCGAGTCGACCTGCGTCGGCGCCGCCGCCGGCCGTGGATTCCGGGCCGGCGGTGGTGCTCGAAGCGGACGATGCCGGCTGCACGCTGTGGCTGAACCGGCCATCACACCGCAATGCCATGTCGGTGGAGATGCGCGACGCGCTGCTCACCGAGCTGGAGCGGCTGCTGGCGGACCCGGCGCGCCCGGCAGTGCGCATCGCCGGTCGCGGGCGGTGCTTTTCCACCGGCGGTGAACTCAGCGAGTTTGGCACCGCGCCAGACCCGGCCACCGCGCACCTGGTGCGCAGCGTCGCGTTGCCGGGGCGACGGCTGGCGCAGATGGCCGACCGGGTCACGGTGATGGTGCACGGTGCCTGCATCGGCTCGGGCATCGAGTTTCCGGCATTTGCCGGGCGTGTCGAGGCGCGCCGAGACGCGTGGTTTCAGTTGCCGGAACGGGCCATGGGCCTGATTCCCGGTGCGGGTGGCTGCGTCAGCATCAGCCGCCGCATCGGCCGCCAGCACACCGCGTGGTGGGTGCTCAGCGGCCAGCGCATCAACGCCGCGACGGCCTTGGAGTGGGGGTTGGTGGATGCCCTCATTCCCCAGCGAATTTAG
- a CDS encoding cytochrome P450: MSAVIDAPVAKEPPLVRGLPLLGNTLQMAKDPTRFFVDCYREYGPVSRVKILGKEYVLISGIEAATFMGTREGKDCLRSKEFWEGLVNEYGAKRVLTGEDGESHKQLRDVMRHGYSKESIKGRYNELVSITDGCFERDWPVGTSVNVLPAMQYMVVDQLGTILTGAAPLEYVADIRTAILYILNVLVTRQRPKILLQRPEYKKAKARVVELGNNMINDWLARYRRDGEKPADQKNLIDNIMEAHVNQPDVMPASDLVVTITGPYVAGLDTVANTTAAITYTVLKHPEVKRRVLEEVDALFADGEISEDHLLQRIPALQGAIMETMRLYPIAVAQMRTANKDFVFAGHQIREGQMLYVGTSVPHFMEECYPDPFTFDIDRYTKERAEHMKPGAYSPYGRGPHTCLGKSLAEIQIALSMARLFYKMDLELDPPGYELKTKTAPTPGPATSFKVRVKGYRH, translated from the coding sequence ATGAGCGCTGTCATTGATGCCCCCGTTGCCAAAGAGCCGCCGCTGGTACGCGGCCTGCCGCTGCTGGGTAATACGCTGCAGATGGCCAAGGATCCGACGCGCTTCTTCGTCGATTGCTACCGCGAATACGGCCCGGTCAGCCGGGTCAAGATTCTTGGCAAGGAGTACGTGCTGATCAGCGGCATCGAAGCGGCCACGTTCATGGGCACCCGCGAAGGCAAGGACTGCCTGCGCTCCAAGGAGTTCTGGGAAGGCCTGGTCAACGAGTACGGCGCGAAGCGCGTACTGACCGGTGAAGACGGCGAGTCGCACAAACAACTGCGCGACGTGATGCGCCACGGCTATTCCAAGGAATCGATCAAGGGCCGCTACAACGAGTTGGTCAGCATTACCGACGGCTGCTTCGAGCGCGACTGGCCGGTCGGCACCTCGGTCAACGTGCTGCCCGCCATGCAGTACATGGTGGTCGATCAGCTCGGCACCATCCTCACTGGCGCCGCGCCGCTGGAATACGTGGCCGACATCCGCACGGCGATTCTGTACATCCTCAACGTGCTGGTCACCCGCCAGCGGCCGAAAATCCTGTTGCAGCGGCCCGAGTATAAGAAGGCCAAGGCGCGTGTCGTCGAGCTGGGCAACAACATGATCAACGACTGGCTGGCGCGCTATCGCCGCGACGGTGAAAAGCCGGCCGACCAGAAAAATCTCATCGACAACATCATGGAAGCCCACGTCAACCAGCCCGACGTGATGCCCGCCAGCGACTTGGTGGTGACCATCACCGGTCCTTACGTGGCGGGCCTCGATACCGTGGCCAACACCACCGCTGCCATCACCTACACCGTGCTCAAGCACCCCGAGGTCAAGCGGCGTGTGCTGGAAGAGGTGGACGCGCTGTTTGCCGATGGCGAGATCAGCGAAGACCACCTGCTGCAACGCATTCCGGCCCTGCAGGGCGCGATCATGGAAACCATGCGCCTCTATCCCATTGCCGTGGCACAGATGCGCACCGCCAACAAGGACTTCGTGTTTGCCGGGCACCAAATTCGGGAAGGGCAGATGCTCTATGTCGGCACCTCGGTGCCGCACTTCATGGAAGAGTGCTACCCCGACCCGTTCACGTTCGACATCGACCGCTACACCAAGGAGCGCGCCGAGCACATGAAGCCCGGCGCCTATTCACCCTACGGTCGTGGCCCGCACACCTGCCTCGGCAAGAGCCTCGCGGAAATCCAGATTGCGCTGTCGATGGCGCGCCTGTTCTACAAGATGGACCTGGAACTGGACCCGCCGGGCTACGAGCTGAAGACCAAGACCGCGCCGACGCCCGGGCCCGCGACCAGCTTCAAGGTGCGGGTGAAAGGGTATCGGCACTAG